One segment of Pseudodesulfovibrio sp. 5S69 DNA contains the following:
- a CDS encoding surface carbohydrate biosynthesis protein — protein sequence MLCAFEVEILIRELDGVLYQALHLARKGLPSLVGDRMVNRYIRSGSNPVLYFDSDQHVPTNRHVLDNHGVVLNLNAEGQGFVDDPPTLQANFAKIIDHVTAICLWGQKQADILAALIPDDRRDDLIVTGHPAFDLADERFIGYYRNPDIVREHGEDYILINTSFGMFNHEMGFDHYVKMLSRMDEWKVYGDPAHLARLKKRCAHQEKTALAMIELCAMLAEAHPDRHIIIRPHPAEDAEFYRCRTSDRTNIFVTKQGAAREWIASAAAVIHHDCTTGLEATLMGKLVLQYAPFEDIEEAAALMTTIGHRVTSPEEAIRAIDQGTMPEETSRELRARLAPYLANVTGRAAEVIAELAASHAAGVKTWLPAPLGPWGQAKCWRKYLSKLLRARQPGRNGRKVRYALNKFSRLRKEEVERRLNGLRTAEPELPEVDVRPLCLNTFLITPRP from the coding sequence ATGCTCTGCGCCTTCGAGGTGGAAATACTCATCCGCGAACTGGATGGAGTCCTTTACCAGGCCCTGCATCTCGCGAGAAAGGGCCTGCCTTCGCTGGTGGGAGACCGCATGGTCAACCGCTACATCCGGTCCGGCTCCAACCCGGTCCTCTACTTCGACAGCGACCAGCACGTGCCCACCAACCGACACGTGCTCGACAACCACGGCGTGGTCCTCAACCTGAACGCGGAGGGCCAGGGGTTTGTGGACGACCCGCCCACGTTGCAGGCCAATTTCGCCAAGATCATCGACCACGTCACCGCCATCTGCCTCTGGGGGCAAAAGCAGGCAGATATCCTCGCCGCCCTGATCCCCGATGACCGGCGGGACGACCTGATCGTCACTGGCCACCCGGCCTTCGACCTGGCCGACGAGCGTTTCATCGGCTACTACCGCAATCCCGACATCGTCCGGGAGCACGGCGAGGATTACATCCTGATCAACACCAGCTTCGGGATGTTCAACCATGAGATGGGCTTCGACCACTACGTGAAGATGCTCAGCCGGATGGACGAGTGGAAAGTGTACGGCGACCCCGCCCACCTGGCCCGCCTCAAGAAACGCTGCGCCCACCAGGAGAAGACGGCCCTGGCCATGATCGAGTTGTGCGCCATGCTGGCCGAGGCCCACCCTGACCGCCACATCATCATCCGGCCCCACCCGGCCGAGGACGCGGAGTTCTACCGGTGCCGGACCTCGGACCGAACCAACATCTTCGTCACCAAGCAGGGCGCGGCCCGCGAGTGGATCGCCTCGGCTGCGGCGGTCATCCACCACGACTGCACCACCGGCCTGGAGGCCACCCTCATGGGCAAGCTGGTCCTGCAATATGCCCCCTTCGAGGACATCGAGGAGGCGGCCGCGCTCATGACCACCATCGGCCACCGCGTGACCTCCCCGGAGGAGGCGATCCGCGCCATCGACCAGGGGACCATGCCCGAGGAGACCAGCCGAGAACTACGGGCCCGGCTGGCCCCGTACCTGGCCAACGTGACCGGCCGCGCGGCCGAGGTCATCGCCGAACTGGCCGCAAGCCATGCCGCAGGCGTGAAGACCTGGCTGCCCGCTCCGCTGGGGCCGTGGGGCCAGGCCAAGTGCTGGCGCAAGTACCTGAGCAAACTGCTGCGCGCGCGGCAGCCCGGCCGCAATGGACGCAAGGTCCGCTATGCCCTGAACAAATTTTCGCGGTTGCGGAAGGAAGAAGTGGAACGCAGGCTAAACGGCCTGCGCACCGCTGAACCGGAGCTGCCGGAGGTGGATGTCAGGCCCTTGTGCCTGAACACCTTCCTGATCACGCCCCGGCCCTGA
- a CDS encoding 4Fe-4S binding protein, whose amino-acid sequence MQLGSLKPLRVAVAAIFLGLTAFLFLDFREIGARSMADAVLYLQFAPSFLNFLEAATLGATGFLIVIVLTLAFGRVYCSTICPLGALQDVLGRLGGRRRYRFTKAHNGIRYAVLGLTVVLFVAGSGLLLNLLEPFSNFGRILSNLVRPLLLAANNLAALVFEQAGYHGLYRVRWPAIAPLSMGVALAMLLLVGWLSTGRGRLYCNTLCPVGTLLGILSRFSVFRIRFDSGACRECGRCERVCKAECIDFKAQSVDASRCVGCYNCLAVCPDNALRLSGASGSGSGGAGENPGRRKFLIGLVAGSVGLAATGANAASPPSAMSDAAPPPAVTPSRSTTVPEKRTSPVSPPGSRSIKHFTSRCTACHLCVSACPSRVLAPSLFEYGLSGMMQPRMSFQSAHCNFDCTVCSEICPSGAILPLSKERKQRTQVGVAQFIRENCVVYTDNTNCGACSEHCPTKAVHMVPYLNGPGRKLVIPEVNAAICVGCGGCEHACPTRPYKAIYVNGNPSHKLAEKPVVEKMEPLPDTGEDFPF is encoded by the coding sequence ATGCAGCTTGGCAGTCTCAAGCCGCTGCGGGTTGCGGTCGCCGCAATTTTTCTCGGGCTGACCGCCTTCCTTTTCCTCGATTTCAGGGAGATCGGGGCCCGGTCCATGGCGGACGCCGTTCTGTACCTGCAATTCGCGCCTTCGTTCCTCAACTTTCTGGAGGCCGCGACTCTGGGGGCGACGGGCTTCCTGATCGTGATCGTCCTGACCTTGGCCTTCGGTCGGGTGTACTGCTCCACCATCTGCCCGTTAGGCGCGCTCCAGGACGTCCTCGGCCGCCTGGGCGGCAGGCGGCGCTACCGTTTCACCAAGGCGCACAACGGAATCCGGTATGCGGTGCTCGGGCTGACCGTAGTGCTCTTTGTCGCGGGCAGCGGGTTGTTGCTCAACCTCCTGGAGCCGTTCAGCAATTTCGGCAGGATCCTGTCGAATCTCGTTCGCCCCCTGCTCCTGGCCGCCAACAACCTGGCGGCTCTCGTGTTCGAGCAGGCCGGATACCACGGCCTGTACCGCGTCCGGTGGCCGGCCATCGCCCCGCTTTCCATGGGCGTGGCCCTGGCCATGCTTCTGCTGGTCGGCTGGCTCAGCACCGGGCGGGGCCGGCTCTACTGCAACACGCTCTGTCCGGTGGGCACGTTGTTGGGAATTCTTTCCCGGTTCTCGGTGTTCCGTATCCGGTTCGACAGCGGGGCGTGCCGGGAGTGCGGGCGGTGCGAGCGGGTCTGCAAGGCCGAATGTATCGACTTCAAGGCGCAGTCGGTGGATGCCTCCCGCTGCGTGGGTTGCTACAATTGCTTGGCCGTCTGCCCGGACAACGCGTTGCGCCTGTCGGGCGCCAGCGGGAGCGGCTCCGGCGGGGCCGGGGAGAACCCTGGGCGCCGAAAATTCCTGATCGGCCTGGTGGCGGGGAGCGTCGGCCTGGCGGCGACCGGGGCGAACGCGGCATCGCCTCCGTCGGCCATGTCGGATGCGGCGCCGCCTCCGGCGGTGACGCCGAGCCGGTCCACCACGGTTCCGGAAAAGCGGACGAGCCCGGTTTCCCCGCCCGGTTCCCGGAGCATCAAGCACTTCACGTCCCGGTGCACGGCGTGCCACCTGTGCGTGTCCGCCTGCCCGTCACGGGTGCTGGCCCCGTCGCTTTTCGAGTACGGCCTGTCCGGCATGATGCAGCCGCGCATGTCGTTTCAATCGGCCCATTGCAATTTCGATTGCACGGTCTGTTCGGAGATCTGTCCCAGCGGGGCCATCCTGCCCCTGTCCAAGGAGCGCAAGCAGCGGACCCAGGTGGGTGTGGCCCAGTTCATCAGGGAAAATTGCGTGGTGTACACGGACAATACCAACTGCGGCGCCTGTTCCGAACACTGCCCGACCAAGGCCGTCCATATGGTGCCCTATCTGAACGGCCCTGGCCGCAAGCTCGTTATCCCCGAGGTCAACGCGGCCATATGCGTCGGCTGCGGCGGCTGCGAGCACGCCTGTCCCACCCGTCCCTACAAGGCCATTTACGTGAACGGCAATCCGTCGCACAAGCTCGCCGAGAAACCGGTGGTCGAAAAGATGGAACCCCTTCCCGATACGGGTGAAGACTTCCCGTTTTAA
- the feoB gene encoding ferrous iron transport protein B produces MGQYIIGIAGNPNCGKTTMFNALTGARQHVANWPGVTVEKKIGHINAGTDSVELVDLPGTYSLTAYTQEELVARNFLVDDRPQAVIDIMNADALERNLYLAVQIMELGVPLILGLNMMDEVRKSGKRIDSARLEELSGCAVVETVARSGRGAQELLRSTLEVAAKQTGEWKALNISYGPDLDPVLCEMEKLIAEAEFLTDKVPARWTGIKYLERDEDVIIKGRMANTELSEQLEAMAREVAEHTRKTLNMRPDALIADYRYGFIASMIKDVVTYPASSEDRISRSDKMDKVLTHRFLGPLIMLGIVYLIYEITFTVGEIPMGWLESLFGLLGDAATNLLPPGHLQSLVVSGIIDGVGGVLGFVPLIMFMFLMISALEDSGYIARMAYMLDRIFKIFGLHGTSVLPFIVSGGIAGGCAVPGVMATRTLRSPKEKLATLFVTPYMTCGAKVPVFLMLAAAFFPEDSATVMLVITLSAWAMALLVARLLRSTVIRGASTPFVMELPPYRMPTLQGVLIHTWERTWEYAKKAGTVILGISILLWAMMTFPELPADRVAHYEAQRAAAQSEEQITTIDNAEAEEAVRHTLAGRIGTALEPVSELAGFNWRVNIALTGGFAAKEVIVSTLGTAYSLGEVDTEEALPLSERLVADPAFSAATAIALIIFTMLYAPCFVTVVTMARESSWRWAAFSVVGSTCLAFVMAVLAYHVSKAFL; encoded by the coding sequence ATGGGCCAATACATCATCGGCATCGCAGGCAACCCGAACTGCGGCAAGACCACCATGTTCAACGCCCTGACCGGAGCACGCCAACATGTGGCCAACTGGCCCGGCGTGACCGTCGAAAAGAAAATCGGCCACATCAACGCCGGGACCGACTCCGTGGAGCTCGTGGACCTGCCCGGCACCTACTCCCTGACCGCCTACACCCAGGAGGAACTGGTCGCCCGCAATTTCCTGGTGGACGACCGGCCCCAGGCGGTCATAGACATCATGAACGCCGACGCCCTGGAGCGGAACCTCTACCTGGCCGTGCAGATCATGGAACTGGGCGTACCGCTGATCCTCGGCCTGAACATGATGGACGAAGTGCGCAAGTCCGGCAAGCGGATCGACAGCGCTCGCCTCGAAGAACTGTCGGGCTGCGCCGTGGTCGAGACCGTGGCCCGCTCCGGACGGGGCGCCCAGGAGCTGCTGCGCTCCACCCTGGAGGTGGCCGCCAAGCAGACCGGGGAGTGGAAGGCCCTGAACATCTCCTACGGCCCGGATCTGGACCCGGTCCTGTGCGAGATGGAGAAACTGATAGCCGAGGCCGAGTTCCTGACCGACAAGGTGCCCGCCCGCTGGACCGGGATCAAGTACCTGGAACGTGACGAGGACGTCATCATCAAGGGGCGCATGGCCAACACCGAGCTCTCGGAACAACTCGAAGCCATGGCCCGCGAGGTGGCCGAACACACCCGCAAGACCCTGAACATGCGGCCCGACGCGCTCATCGCCGACTACCGCTACGGGTTCATCGCCTCCATGATCAAGGACGTGGTCACCTACCCGGCCTCCAGCGAGGACCGCATCAGCCGCTCCGACAAGATGGACAAGGTCCTGACCCACCGGTTCCTCGGACCGCTGATCATGCTCGGCATTGTCTACCTCATCTACGAGATAACCTTTACCGTGGGCGAGATCCCCATGGGCTGGCTGGAATCGCTCTTCGGCCTGCTCGGCGACGCGGCCACCAACCTCCTGCCCCCCGGCCACCTGCAATCGCTCGTCGTCTCGGGCATCATCGACGGCGTGGGCGGCGTGCTCGGCTTCGTGCCGCTGATCATGTTCATGTTCCTGATGATCTCCGCCCTGGAGGACTCCGGGTACATCGCCCGAATGGCCTACATGCTCGACCGCATCTTCAAGATCTTCGGCCTGCACGGCACGTCGGTGCTGCCCTTCATCGTGTCCGGCGGCATCGCGGGCGGCTGCGCCGTGCCCGGCGTCATGGCCACCCGCACCCTGCGCTCGCCCAAGGAAAAGCTGGCCACCCTGTTCGTAACCCCGTACATGACCTGCGGCGCCAAGGTGCCCGTCTTCCTCATGCTGGCCGCCGCCTTCTTCCCCGAGGACTCGGCCACGGTCATGCTGGTCATCACCCTGTCCGCCTGGGCCATGGCCCTGCTCGTGGCCCGGCTGCTGCGCTCCACGGTCATCAGGGGCGCCTCCACGCCGTTCGTCATGGAACTGCCACCCTACCGCATGCCCACCCTCCAGGGCGTGCTGATCCACACCTGGGAACGCACCTGGGAGTACGCCAAGAAGGCCGGTACCGTGATCCTGGGCATCTCCATCCTGCTCTGGGCCATGATGACCTTCCCGGAGCTGCCCGCCGACCGCGTGGCCCACTACGAGGCCCAGCGAGCCGCGGCCCAATCCGAGGAACAGATCACGACCATCGACAACGCCGAGGCCGAGGAGGCCGTCCGCCACACCCTGGCGGGCCGCATCGGCACCGCCCTGGAGCCCGTGTCCGAGCTGGCCGGCTTCAACTGGCGGGTGAACATCGCCCTGACCGGCGGTTTCGCGGCCAAGGAGGTCATTGTCTCCACCCTGGGCACGGCCTACTCCCTGGGCGAGGTGGACACCGAAGAGGCACTGCCCCTGTCCGAGCGCCTGGTCGCCGATCCGGCCTTTTCCGCCGCCACGGCCATCGCGTTGATCATCTTCACCATGCTCTACGCCCCCTGCTTCGTCACCGTGGTGACCATGGCACGCGAATCGAGCTGGCGCTGGGCCGCCTTCAGCGTGGTCGGCTCCACCTGCCTGGCCTTTGTCATGGCCGTCCTTGCCTACCACGTCTCCAAGGCCTTCCTGTAG
- a CDS encoding FeoB-associated Cys-rich membrane protein yields MLDTIIVVAIVAIAAFFVGRRILRAFTAKQPGCGCSGCGQSGSCSGIKDSPDRHDCCGSR; encoded by the coding sequence ATGCTCGATACCATCATTGTCGTGGCCATCGTCGCCATAGCGGCCTTTTTCGTGGGCCGCAGAATCCTGCGCGCCTTCACCGCCAAGCAGCCCGGCTGCGGCTGTAGCGGCTGCGGGCAGTCCGGATCATGCTCCGGCATCAAGGACAGCCCGGACCGACACGACTGCTGCGGTTCAAGGTAA
- a CDS encoding FeoA family protein: MAQDMCLRKAKVNQRLKIRTVSADGELGRRIRDMGLIPGTEVTVIGKAPLRDPVALRLRDFTLTLRNSEADHITVTPLED; the protein is encoded by the coding sequence ATGGCTCAAGACATGTGTTTACGCAAAGCCAAGGTCAACCAGAGACTGAAAATCAGGACGGTCAGCGCGGACGGCGAGCTCGGCCGCCGCATCCGCGACATGGGACTCATCCCCGGCACCGAGGTCACGGTCATCGGCAAGGCCCCGTTGCGCGACCCCGTGGCCCTCAGGCTCCGCGACTTCACGCTGACCTTGCGCAACAGCGAGGCAGACCACATCACCGTCACCCCCCTGGAGGACTAA
- a CDS encoding acylneuraminate cytidylyltransferase family protein: MKRYGFIFARGGSKGVPGKNIRPLNGVPLIGHAIRAGRDSGLLDRIIVSTDDPKIAAVAEEYGAEVPFMRPAELARDDAPEWLAWRHAVDAMEAEDAFDLFVSLPCTAPLRSAKDVRDCIELFERGGCDMVVTARPAERHPSFNMVTMSDDGYAAIAMPPGERITRRQDAPPIFDLTTVCYVTTPNFIRRHEGVFQGRVKAVIIPPERALDIDTEQDFAFAEFLMERNQ, encoded by the coding sequence ATGAAGCGTTACGGATTCATTTTCGCCCGGGGCGGCTCCAAGGGCGTGCCCGGCAAGAACATCCGCCCCCTGAACGGAGTACCGCTCATCGGCCACGCCATCCGCGCGGGCCGGGACAGCGGGCTTCTCGACCGGATCATCGTGTCCACCGACGACCCGAAGATCGCGGCCGTGGCCGAGGAATACGGGGCCGAGGTCCCGTTCATGCGCCCGGCCGAGCTGGCCCGCGACGATGCGCCCGAGTGGCTGGCCTGGCGGCACGCTGTGGACGCGATGGAGGCCGAAGACGCCTTCGACCTGTTCGTCTCCCTGCCCTGCACCGCGCCCCTGCGCAGCGCAAAGGACGTGCGCGACTGCATCGAGCTGTTCGAACGGGGCGGCTGCGACATGGTGGTCACGGCCAGGCCCGCCGAGCGCCATCCCTCCTTCAATATGGTCACCATGAGCGATGATGGATACGCGGCCATAGCCATGCCGCCCGGCGAGCGCATCACCCGCCGCCAGGACGCACCGCCGATCTTCGACCTGACCACGGTCTGCTACGTAACCACACCGAATTTCATCCGAAGACACGAAGGGGTATTCCAGGGAAGGGTCAAGGCGGTCATCATTCCGCCCGAACGCGCCCTGGACATCGACACAGAACAGGACTTCGCCTTTGCCGAATTTCTGATGGAGCGGAACCAATGA
- the hisF gene encoding imidazole glycerol phosphate synthase subunit HisF, producing MNYRVIPRLDIKGPNLVKGIHFEGLRVLGKPEDFAQLYYEQGADELFFQDAVASLYDRNSLHAIVAKTSSQIFIPLCVGGGLRSVDDIREVLRAGADKIAVNTAAIKRPELIREASIAFGSSTIVVSIEAIRQDNGRWEALIEYGRETTGVDAVDWARRAADLGAGELMVTSIDQEGTGKGFDLELIRAISESVSIPVIAGGGCGTPEDAAKAISEGRADAVSIAAALHYRAMDELSSKSVSHEYEQEGNIEFLKTGRRFTKVQPCTIGEIKTTIRKQGIPCRMKADNA from the coding sequence ATGAATTATCGTGTTATCCCACGCCTGGACATCAAAGGCCCGAATCTTGTAAAGGGTATTCATTTTGAGGGGTTGCGAGTCCTGGGAAAACCCGAGGATTTTGCCCAGCTCTACTATGAGCAAGGGGCGGATGAGCTCTTCTTCCAAGACGCGGTGGCCAGCCTGTACGATCGCAACAGCCTGCACGCCATCGTCGCAAAGACCTCTTCCCAAATTTTCATTCCACTGTGCGTGGGGGGCGGCCTCCGCTCCGTGGACGATATCCGCGAGGTCCTACGGGCGGGGGCGGACAAAATCGCGGTCAACACAGCAGCCATCAAGCGGCCCGAGCTTATCCGTGAGGCTTCGATCGCTTTCGGTTCCTCGACCATCGTGGTTTCCATCGAGGCCATCCGGCAGGACAACGGGAGATGGGAGGCACTCATCGAATACGGACGGGAGACCACCGGCGTGGATGCCGTGGATTGGGCTCGTCGGGCGGCCGATCTGGGTGCCGGGGAGTTGATGGTCACGAGCATTGATCAGGAAGGTACCGGCAAGGGCTTCGACCTCGAACTGATCCGGGCCATCTCCGAAAGTGTGTCCATTCCGGTCATAGCCGGAGGCGGATGCGGCACCCCCGAGGACGCGGCCAAGGCCATCAGCGAAGGCCGGGCCGACGCCGTGTCCATAGCGGCTGCCTTACATTACAGAGCCATGGACGAACTGTCCTCCAAATCCGTATCCCATGAATACGAACAGGAAGGGAACATCGAATTTCTCAAGACCGGCCGCCGCTTCACCAAGGTACAGCCATGCACCATCGGCGAGATCAAGACAACGATACGAAAACAAGGCATTCCGTGCCGGATGAAGGCGGACAATGCATAA
- a CDS encoding SDR family oxidoreductase: MKSIKELMDLTGRTALVTGGAGHIGQAFCDTLAEAGANVAVLDVDSDRVEDTAVRVAEEWSVETMGLTLDLADEKAVVAAPGKVAEALGSLDILVNCAAFVGTSKLTGWVVPFEEQSVDTWRAALETNLTAPFALIQAATPLLRRSGHGSVVNIGSTYGVVGPDMSLYDDTKMGNPAAYGASKGGLIQLTRWLSTVLAPEVRVNSICPGGVARGQDPKFIKRYEAKTPMGRMATEEDMKGALLFLASDLSAYVTGQNLLVDGGWTAW; encoded by the coding sequence ATGAAGAGCATCAAGGAACTTATGGACCTGACCGGCCGGACCGCCCTGGTCACGGGCGGGGCCGGGCACATCGGCCAGGCCTTTTGCGACACCCTGGCCGAGGCCGGGGCGAACGTCGCCGTACTGGACGTGGACTCGGACCGCGTGGAAGACACCGCCGTGCGCGTGGCCGAGGAATGGTCGGTCGAGACCATGGGGCTGACCCTTGATCTGGCCGACGAGAAGGCCGTGGTCGCGGCCCCCGGCAAAGTGGCCGAAGCGCTCGGCTCCCTGGACATCCTGGTCAACTGCGCCGCCTTTGTGGGCACCTCCAAGCTGACCGGCTGGGTGGTTCCCTTCGAGGAGCAGTCCGTGGACACCTGGCGCGCGGCCCTGGAGACCAACCTGACCGCGCCGTTCGCCCTGATCCAGGCGGCCACCCCGCTGCTTCGCCGGTCCGGGCACGGCAGTGTCGTCAACATCGGCTCCACCTACGGCGTGGTCGGCCCGGACATGTCCCTGTACGACGACACCAAGATGGGCAACCCGGCGGCCTACGGTGCCTCCAAGGGCGGCCTGATCCAGCTGACCCGCTGGCTGTCCACGGTGCTGGCCCCGGAAGTGCGGGTCAACTCCATCTGCCCGGGCGGCGTGGCCCGCGGCCAGGACCCGAAATTCATCAAACGCTACGAGGCCAAAACCCCCATGGGCCGCATGGCCACCGAAGAGGACATGAAGGGCGCCCTGCTCTTCCTCGCCAGCGACCTGTCCGCCTACGTCACCGGCCAGAACCTGCTTGTTGACGGCGGCTGGACCGCTTGGTAA
- a CDS encoding N-acetyl sugar amidotransferase, whose translation MTQPKTLFGLPEEVRFCKKCVMSNQRPSSYPEFKHTKDRITPTLHIDEDGVCDACRYNEQKKGEIDWKAREEQLLQLCDKHRRNDGGYDCIVPGSGGKDSALAAHVLKYKYGMNPLTVTWPPIMYTDYGYRNFRNWIEVGGFDNLTFNQNGRAHKLLTKLAIENLFHPFQTFILGQKNLAPKIALEYNIPLIFYGEPEAEYGNPIAETSSSLRDKSYYSMTNIDDLYLGGVSIKELMEVHGLRLNELSSYFPAEADRLAQSNIEVHYLGYYVPWTPQEAYYYAVENTGFKARPFRTQGTYSKYNSIDDKIDDLHYYTTYIKFGIGRTTYDASQEIRNKHLTREEGVALVHKYDGEFPDRYFDEIMDYLEITPEHFQELTDRNRSPHLWEKVNGEWKLKHRVENL comes from the coding sequence ATGACCCAACCCAAAACCCTTTTCGGCCTGCCCGAAGAAGTCCGCTTCTGCAAGAAATGCGTCATGTCCAACCAGCGCCCCTCCTCCTACCCGGAGTTCAAGCACACCAAGGACCGCATAACCCCCACCCTGCACATCGACGAGGACGGCGTGTGCGACGCATGCCGTTACAATGAGCAGAAAAAGGGCGAGATCGACTGGAAGGCGCGCGAGGAACAACTGCTCCAGTTGTGCGACAAGCACCGTCGCAACGACGGCGGCTACGACTGCATCGTGCCCGGCAGCGGCGGCAAGGACAGCGCCCTGGCCGCCCACGTCCTCAAATACAAATACGGGATGAATCCCCTGACCGTGACCTGGCCGCCGATCATGTACACGGACTACGGGTACCGCAACTTCCGCAACTGGATCGAGGTCGGGGGGTTCGACAACCTGACCTTCAACCAGAACGGCCGGGCCCACAAGCTGCTGACCAAGCTGGCTATCGAGAACCTATTTCACCCGTTCCAGACCTTCATCCTCGGCCAGAAGAATCTGGCCCCCAAGATTGCCCTGGAATACAATATCCCGCTGATCTTCTACGGGGAGCCAGAAGCCGAGTACGGCAACCCCATTGCGGAGACTTCAAGCTCCCTGCGCGACAAGTCCTACTACAGCATGACAAATATCGACGACCTGTACCTGGGCGGGGTGTCCATCAAGGAACTGATGGAGGTCCATGGACTGCGCCTGAATGAGTTGTCCTCCTATTTCCCGGCCGAGGCCGACCGCCTGGCCCAGTCTAACATCGAAGTCCACTACCTCGGCTATTACGTGCCTTGGACGCCGCAGGAGGCCTACTACTATGCGGTGGAGAACACCGGCTTCAAGGCCCGCCCGTTCCGTACTCAGGGGACCTATTCCAAGTACAACTCCATCGACGACAAGATCGACGACCTCCACTACTACACCACGTACATCAAGTTCGGCATCGGACGGACCACCTACGACGCATCCCAGGAGATCCGCAACAAGCACCTGACCCGCGAAGAAGGCGTCGCCCTGGTCCACAAGTACGACGGTGAGTTCCCCGACAGATACTTCGACGAGATCATGGACTACCTCGAGATCACCCCGGAGCATTTCCAGGAACTGACCGACAGGAACCGTTCCCCGCATCTCTGGGAGAAGGTCAACGGCGAGTGGAAGCTGAAACACCGGGTGGAGAACCTCTAG
- the hisH gene encoding imidazole glycerol phosphate synthase subunit HisH yields MDVAIIDYGLGNLFSIKHACEHVGLSVEITNDPQDVVNAKSVILPGVGAFGDAMDALNRLDLVSPIKDVAEKGTPLLGICLGQQLLFSSSEEFGAHKGLDILSGNVCYFPVQEIDGRTYKVPQVGWNAIRPPDCDPDAWNGTLLEDVTPGTDMYFVHSCYVVPDSDNVILSMTQYGEITFCSGSRKGNITAFQFHPERSGSEGLAIYSNFAKLIHSSEAQ; encoded by the coding sequence ATGGACGTGGCCATCATCGATTACGGCCTGGGCAACCTCTTTTCCATCAAGCACGCCTGCGAGCACGTCGGCCTCTCCGTGGAGATCACCAACGACCCTCAGGATGTGGTCAACGCAAAATCGGTGATCCTGCCCGGCGTGGGCGCGTTCGGCGACGCCATGGACGCGCTGAATCGGCTCGACCTGGTTTCACCGATAAAGGACGTGGCCGAAAAAGGCACTCCCCTGCTCGGCATCTGCCTCGGGCAGCAACTCCTGTTCTCCAGCAGCGAGGAATTCGGTGCCCACAAGGGGCTAGACATCCTTTCCGGCAACGTCTGCTACTTCCCCGTGCAGGAAATCGACGGGCGGACCTACAAGGTGCCCCAGGTAGGTTGGAACGCCATCCGGCCGCCGGACTGCGATCCGGATGCATGGAACGGCACGCTGCTCGAAGACGTCACACCTGGGACGGATATGTACTTTGTCCATTCCTGCTACGTTGTCCCTGATTCGGACAATGTGATCCTGAGCATGACGCAGTACGGAGAAATCACTTTCTGCTCAGGCAGCCGCAAGGGAAACATCACGGCCTTCCAGTTTCACCCCGAACGCAGTGGAAGCGAAGGCCTCGCCATCTATAGCAATTTTGCAAAACTCATCCATTCTTCGGAGGCACAATAA